Genomic DNA from Burkholderia plantarii:
ACGGCGTTCACGTTCGCCAGCGCGCAGGCTGGCACCCCCGATTTCATCAACTTCCCGCCGACGAGCTTCGACGCCGTCGCCTCGGTCACCGCGCGGCTGCGGGCCGATGCGCTGGTGCGCAAGATGACGCTCGACGAAAAGCTGCAGATGATCCATTCGCAGTATGAGATGAGCGCGGTGCCGGGCGGCGGCGCCGGCTACATCCAGGGCGTGCCGCGGCTCGGCATCCCCGACCTGAACATGGCCGATTCGTCCACCGGCTCGGGCAGCACCTCGCAGCCGAGCACGACCTTCCCGGCCACCCTCGCGCTGGCCGCGAGCTGGGACCGCCAGCTGTCGAGCGACTATGGCCGCCAGGTCGCGATCCAGTTGCGCGCGCAAGGGTTCGGCATGGGCCTCGGCGGCGGCACCAACCTCGCGCGCGAACCGCGCGGCGGGCGCCTGTTCGAATACCTCGGCGAGGATCCGCAACTGGCGGGCGAGCTGCTCGCCGAACGCACCGACGGCACCCAGCGCGAGCAGGTGATCGCCACCATCAAGCACTACGCCGGCAACGAGCAGGAACACGGCCGGCAGGGCGGCAACACGCAGATCGACGAGCGCACGCTGCGCGAACTCTATCTGCTGCCGTTCGAGATCGCCGCGAAGCGCGCGCGGCCCGGCAGCGTGATGTGCTCGTACAACCGCCTGAACGGCGACTACGCCTGCGAGAACACGTTCCTGCTCTCCACCGTGCTCAAGAACGACTGGGGCTTCGAAGGCCAGGTGCAGTCCGACTGGGGCGCGGCGCACAGCACGGCGCCGTCGATCAACGCCGGGCTCGACGAGGAAGAGGACGTGGGCGCCACCGTCTACCTGACGCCGGACCTGGTGCGCCAGGCGATCGCGAACGGCTCGGTGTCCACGGCGCGGCTCGACGACATGGTGCGCCGCAAGCTCTACACGATGATCCGCCTCGGCGTGCTCGATCACCCGGCCAGGGGCGGCGGCACGATCGACTTCGCGGCCGGCAACGCGTTCGCGCAGGCGGTGGCCGAGCAATCGATGGTACTGCTGAAGAACGACGCCAATCAGCTGCCGCTCGCGGCCGCCGCGCTGCGGCGCATCGCGGTGATCGGCGGCCACGCCGACGCGGCGGTGCTCTCGGGCGGCGGCTCGGGCAACACGCGCGATCCGGTGACGGGCTCGTTCGCCGGTTGCGGCGGCCTGCAGTTCGGCACCGACACCGGCTGCAGCTGGTGGCGCAATCCGTGGCTGAAGGTGGATACGCCGATCGTCGCCGCGATCCGGCAGCTCGCGCCGAACGCGCAGGTCGCGTTCGCCGGCAACAGCGACCAGCAGCAGCCGTTCCGCGCCTACACGCAGCAGGAGATCGACCAGGCCGCGGCGCTCGCGAAGCAGTCTGACGTGGCGATCGTGGTGGTGGCGCAGCCGGCCGGCGAGGATTTCGGCGACCTGCAAAGCCTCTCGCTCGCGAACCCGACCAATCAGGACGCGCTGGTCGCCGCGGTGGCGCAGGCGAACCCGCGCACGGTGGTGGTGGTCGAGAGCGGCAACCCGGTGCTGATGCCGTGGAAGGACAGCGTCGCGGCGATCGTCGAGGCGTGGTATCCGGGCGAAGGCGGCGGCAAGGCGATCGCGAACCTGCTGTTCGGCAAGGTCACCCCGTCCGGCAAGCTGCCCGTCACGTTCCCGGCGCGCGATCAGGACACGCCGACCTGGGGCACCGACGGCACGTTCGCGAACGATCCGGTCTACGCCGAGAAGCTCGACATGGGCTACCGCTGGTACGACGCGAAGAACATCAAGCCGCTGTTCGAATTCGGCTACGGGCTGTCGTACACGCACTTCGCGTACTCGGGGCTGACCGTGCTGCGCCTGCCCGGCAACCTGCTCGACGTGAGCTTCACGGTGCGCAACGACGGCCGCGTGGCCGGCGCCGAGATCCCGCAGGTCTACCTCGGCGTGCCGTACAAGGACGAGCCGCCGCGCCGGCTGGTGGGCTGGGACAAGATCGGCCTGAACCCGGGCGAGTCGCGGCGCG
This window encodes:
- a CDS encoding glycoside hydrolase family 3 C-terminal domain-containing protein yields the protein MQVRLWSAAALTAFTFASAQAGTPDFINFPPTSFDAVASVTARLRADALVRKMTLDEKLQMIHSQYEMSAVPGGGAGYIQGVPRLGIPDLNMADSSTGSGSTSQPSTTFPATLALAASWDRQLSSDYGRQVAIQLRAQGFGMGLGGGTNLAREPRGGRLFEYLGEDPQLAGELLAERTDGTQREQVIATIKHYAGNEQEHGRQGGNTQIDERTLRELYLLPFEIAAKRARPGSVMCSYNRLNGDYACENTFLLSTVLKNDWGFEGQVQSDWGAAHSTAPSINAGLDEEEDVGATVYLTPDLVRQAIANGSVSTARLDDMVRRKLYTMIRLGVLDHPARGGGTIDFAAGNAFAQAVAEQSMVLLKNDANQLPLAAAALRRIAVIGGHADAAVLSGGGSGNTRDPVTGSFAGCGGLQFGTDTGCSWWRNPWLKVDTPIVAAIRQLAPNAQVAFAGNSDQQQPFRAYTQQEIDQAAALAKQSDVAIVVVAQPAGEDFGDLQSLSLANPTNQDALVAAVAQANPRTVVVVESGNPVLMPWKDSVAAIVEAWYPGEGGGKAIANLLFGKVTPSGKLPVTFPARDQDTPTWGTDGTFANDPVYAEKLDMGYRWYDAKNIKPLFEFGYGLSYTHFAYSGLTVLRLPGNLLDVSFTVRNDGRVAGAEIPQVYLGVPYKDEPPRRLVGWDKIGLNPGESRRVRVLVSPREQSVWDDTQGKWRYVPGSSVYVGASSRDIRLQQH